A single window of Nicotiana tomentosiformis chromosome 1, ASM39032v3, whole genome shotgun sequence DNA harbors:
- the LOC138908544 gene encoding uncharacterized mitochondrial protein AtMg00810-like, with protein sequence MSREFEMTDVGLMLYYLDLEVKQMEDEIFISQESYTKEILKKFNMLDYNPVNTPIENGTKLSKFDEGENVDPTFFKSLAGKMLPSPFNTPKQREAKQKAKQ encoded by the exons atgtcccgtgagttcgagatgacagACGTAGGGCTCATGTTATACTACCTGGACCTAGAAGTGAAGCAGATGGAGGATGAAATTTTCatctctcaagaaagctatacgaaggagatcttgaagaagttcaacatgctcgattACAACCCCGTGAACACACCGATAGAGAATgggacaaaattgtccaagtttgatgaaggagaaaatgttgatcccacatttttcaaaagtcttgcaggaa agatGCTTCCCTCTCCGTTTAATACACCAAAACAAAGAGAAGCTAAGCAGAAAGCTAAGCAgtga
- the LOC104115169 gene encoding 11S globulin seed storage protein 2-like: protein MAFTTRLLLALLLSAFLLSATNAVRDYQGQQAGQQGERGTRLTEAQQCRLTRLTASQPTNRIESEGGVTELWDENEEQFQCAGVAPMRSVIRRNSLSLPNFHPMPRLVYIERGQGLIGITYPGCAETFQSQSQPFQAGREPREERGQGRRSDQHQKVHRIRQGDVVALPAGAAHWCYNDGEEELVAVSVNDLNHRSNQLDQNLRAFYLAGGVPESGRQQTQEGQRLQSRQRFQNIFRAFDAELMAEAFNIPAEIVRRMQEEQQSERGLIVNVREGMRMIRPDEEEGEFEEEQGRPRRGQQWWEEATGNGLEENICTMKIRTNLEHRTQADIFSRQAGKINHVNRQKLPILKYMDMSASKGTLYPNALLTPHWSVNSHCVVYVQRGEAQVQVVDHSGQQVMNDRVNQGEMFVVPQYFVSTVRAGQNGLEFVVWRTSSEPMNSQLAGYTSVIRAMPIEVLTNAYQISPNEAQRLKTNRGGESFLLSPQRRSF from the exons ATGGCGTTCACTACTAGACTCCTCTTAGCTTTACTCCTCTCTGCTTTTCTCTTGTCTGCAACAAATGCAGTTCGAGATTACCAGGGTCAGCAAGCTGGTCAGCAGGGGGAGAGAGGCACTCGTCTGACTGAAGCCCAACAATGCCGTTTAACAAGGCTCACTGCTAGCCAGCCCACTAACCGAATTGAGTCAGAGGGCGGCGTCACTGAGCTGTGGGACGAGAACGAGGAGCAATTCCAGTGTGCTGGAGTTGCTCCCATGAGGAGTGTCATCCGCCGCAATTCTCTTTCCCTGCCTAATTTCCATCCCATGCCTCGCTTGGTTTACATTGAGCGTGGCCAGGGATTGATTGGCATTACTTACCCTGGCTGTGCTGAGACTTTCCAATCTCAGTCTCAGCCCTTCCAGGCTGGCCGAGAGCCAAGGGAAGAGAGGGGCCAAGGCCGCAGAAGTGACCAACACCAGAAGGTCCACCGCATTCGCCAAGGAGATGTCGTGGCACTTCCAGCTGGCGCTGCTCATTGGTGTTATAATGATGGTGAGGAGGAGCTCGTTGCCGTCTCTGTCAATGACCTCAACCACCGGTCCAACCAGCTTGATCAGAACTTGAGA GCATTCTACTTGGCTGGTGGAGTACCAGAAAGTGGAAGGCAACAAACTCAAGAAGGCCAAAGACTACAGAGCAGGCAGAGGTTCCAGAACATTTTCCGTGCTTTCGACGCAGAATTGATGGCTGAGGCCTTCAACATCCCAGCCGAGATTGTAAGGAGGATGCAAGAAGAGCAGCAGAGCGAACGTGGACTAATTGTGAATGTGAGGGAAGGAATGAGAATGATTAGGCCCGACGAAGAAGAAGGAGAATTTGAAGAAGAGCAAGGGCGACCACGACGAGGACAACAATGGTGGGAGGAAGCAACGGGAAATGGCTTGGAAGAAAACATTTGCACAATGAAAATCCGCACCAATCTTGAACACCGAACACAAGCTGACATCTTCTCAAGGCAAGCCGGCAAAATTAACCATGTCAATCGCCAAAAACTTCCCATCCTTAAATACATGGACATGAGTGCTTCTAAAGGCACCCTCTATCCG AATGCATTGTTGACCCCACATTGGTCAGTGAACAGCCACTGCGTGGTGTACGTGCAAAGAGGAGAGGCACAAGTGCAAGTAGTAGACCACAGCGGACAACAAGTGATGAACGACAGAGTGAACCAGGGAGAGATGTTTGTGGTTCCTCAGTACTTCGTTTCAACTGTGAGAGCAGGACAGAATGGATTGGAATTTGTAGTATGGAGGACAAGCAGTGAGCCCATGAACAGCCAACTAGCAGGTTACACATCAGTGATTAGAGCCATGCCTATTGAGGTCCTCACCAACGCTTACCAGATTTCTCCGAATGAAGCACAGCGCTTGAAGACGAACAGGGGTGGAGAGAGCTTCCTCCTATCTCCCCAGCGAAGGTCCTTTTAA
- the LOC104115167 gene encoding 11S globulin seed storage protein Jug r 4-like, with translation MASNWLSFSLSFLLVLHGTFAQQRYQQQQGECQLNRLSPQEPTVRIQAEAGVTELWDPNNQQFQCAGVSLIRHVIQSRGMLLPSYVNTPLLAYVERGRGFYGIMQSGCPETFQSSQQMQQGERGAGSRFQDRHQRIGQFRQGDIIAFPAGAAHWVYNEGNEELVLVVLEDSSNNANQLGRTSRRFFIAGNPQQGQQQQQQGQYGGRSLRREQFQSGNVFNGFDVQVLAEAFGVDQETARRLQGQEDQRGHIVNIQQGLRVVRPPFSQEQEEREERQEQGQYGPRMNGIEETICSAKVRQNIDNPSRADIYNPHAGRFTTVNSLTLPILSFLRLSAARGVLYRDSIMAPHWVTNAHKVIYITKGESRIQIVDHRGQAVLDDRVRQGQVVVVPQNYAVVKHAETEGCEWVEFNTNDNAMINTLSGRTSAIRGLPVDVIANSYQISRDEARRLKFNREETLIFRSSGRARSSERVAAA, from the exons ATGGCTTCTAACTGGCTCTCTTTCTCCTTGAGTTTCCTTCTGGTATTGCACGGTACCTTTGCTCAGCAAAGATACCAACAGCAGCAAGGCGAGTGCCAACTCAATAGACTTAGCCCTCAGGAACCCACCGTCCGCATTCAAGCCGAAGCTGGAGTCACTGAGTTATGGGACCCAAATAACCAGCAGTTCCAATGTGCTGGCGTCTCCCTAATTCGCCACGTCATCCAGTCTAGGGGAATGCTGTTGCCTTCTTATGTTAACACTCCCCTACTTGCCTATGTTGAACGGG GTCGGGGATTTTATGGCATCATGCAATCTGGATGCCCAGAAACATTCCAGTCATCCCAGCAAATGCAGCAAGGTGAAAGGGGTGCAGGTTCAAGATTCCAAGATCGCCACCAGAGAATTGGACAGTTTAGGCAGGGTGACATTATTGCCttccctgctggagctgctcactGGGTTTATAACGAAGGAAATGAGGAGCTTGTTCTTGTTGTTCTTGAAGATAGCAGTAACAATGCCAACCAGCTTGGTCGCACTTCAAGG AGGTTCTTCATAGCTGGAAACCCACAACAAggacagcaacaacagcaacaggGACAGTACGGTGGCCGCAGCTTGCGCAGGGAACAATTCCAATCTGGAAATGTTTTCAATGGCTTTGACGTACAGGTCTTGGCCGAGGCATTTGGCGTTGACCAGGAGACAGCCAGGAGACTTCAGGGACAGGAAGACCAGAGAGGCCACATTGTTAACATTCAGCAAGGACTCAGAGTTGTGAGGCCACCATTCTCACAAGAACAAGAGGAGCGTGAAGAGCGACAAGAGCAGGGACAATACGGTCCTCGCATGAACGGAATTGAGGAAACCATCTGCTCCGCTAAAGTCAGGCAGAACATTGACAACCCCTCACGTGCTGATATCTACAACCCACATGCCGGACGCTTCACCACTGTTAACAGTCTCACTCTGCCAATCCTCAGCTTCCTCCGACTTAGCGCTGCCAGGGGAGTTCTTTACAGA GATTCAATCATGGCACCACACTGGGTCACCAATGCACACAAGGTGATCTACATAACAAAGGGAGAATCAAGGATTCAGATAGTGGATCACAGAGGACAAGCAGTGCTAGATGACAGAGTCCGACAGGGGCAGGTTGTTGTGGTGCCACAGAACTACGCTGTGGTGAAACACGCTGAGACCGAAGGTTGTGAGTGGGTAGAATTCAACACCAATGACAATGCCATGATCAACACTCTGAGCGGCCGCACTTCTGCTATCAGGGGACTGCCTGTGGATGTGATCGCCAACTCATACCAGATTTCAAGGGATGAGGCAAGGAGGCTAAAGTTCAACAGGGAGGAAACTCTCATTTTCCGCTCTTCAGGAAGAGCTCGCTCATCCGAGAGAGTTGCTGCTGCTTAA